A genomic window from Alkalihalobacillus sp. AL-G includes:
- the hutH gene encoding histidine ammonia-lyase → MITLTGNTLTLKEIGHVLFDFEHVKASNESLAKVEASRKAVDEIVANNKVVYGITTGFGKMSDVLIDNTQVEALQLNLIRSHACGVGEPFPETVSRAMLLLRVNALLKGFSGVRVEVIQLLIDCINRSIHPVIPEQGSLGASGDLAPLSHLALTLIGEGDVYFKEKRIPASDAFMAEDLKPIVLSAKEGLALINGTQAMTAMGVVGYLEAEKLAYQSEAIASMTFEGLRGIIDAFDESIHLARGYPEQVDVAKRFRMYLKGSELITKQGEVRIQDAYSLRCIPQVHGASWQTFNYVKEKLEIEINAATDNPLIFDRGERVISGGNFHGQPIAFAMDFMKIAVAELANISERRIERMVNPQLSELPPFLSANPGVESGAMILQYSAASLVSENKTLAHPASVDSIPSSANQEDHVSMGTIGSRHAYQIIQNTRRVLAIEWLCAMQAVEIRGIEKLGQKTQRVYEKGRTVAESITTDRVFSYDVERLADELKSGDWSRYLIRN, encoded by the coding sequence ATGATTACACTGACAGGTAATACATTAACGCTAAAAGAAATCGGTCATGTTCTTTTTGATTTTGAGCATGTTAAAGCATCCAATGAAAGCCTTGCCAAGGTGGAGGCAAGTCGTAAAGCCGTAGATGAGATTGTCGCGAACAACAAGGTGGTTTATGGAATTACGACAGGGTTTGGAAAAATGAGTGACGTATTGATCGATAACACGCAGGTAGAGGCATTGCAGCTTAATTTGATACGGAGTCATGCGTGTGGAGTTGGAGAGCCGTTCCCAGAGACCGTAAGCCGTGCAATGTTGCTTTTACGGGTCAATGCATTGTTAAAAGGGTTTTCTGGAGTTCGTGTGGAAGTGATTCAATTGTTGATCGATTGCATTAACCGGAGCATACATCCTGTTATACCCGAGCAGGGATCACTTGGAGCGAGTGGGGACCTTGCACCCCTATCTCACCTAGCTCTTACGCTTATTGGAGAGGGCGATGTCTATTTTAAGGAAAAACGGATTCCAGCAAGTGATGCTTTTATGGCCGAAGACCTTAAGCCGATTGTTCTCAGTGCAAAAGAAGGGCTGGCATTGATTAATGGAACACAGGCGATGACAGCAATGGGCGTAGTCGGTTATTTGGAAGCTGAAAAGCTAGCATACCAGTCCGAAGCGATTGCCTCGATGACCTTTGAAGGGTTAAGAGGGATCATCGATGCTTTTGATGAATCGATACACCTTGCGAGAGGCTATCCTGAGCAGGTGGATGTAGCCAAACGTTTTCGGATGTATTTGAAGGGAAGCGAGCTTATAACAAAACAAGGGGAGGTCCGTATACAGGATGCCTATTCATTACGCTGTATTCCTCAGGTTCATGGAGCCTCTTGGCAAACCTTCAATTATGTAAAAGAAAAGCTGGAAATTGAAATTAATGCAGCTACTGATAATCCACTAATTTTCGATAGAGGGGAGAGGGTCATTTCCGGTGGCAACTTTCACGGGCAGCCAATCGCATTTGCTATGGATTTTATGAAAATCGCTGTAGCTGAGCTAGCGAACATTTCTGAGCGGAGGATCGAACGGATGGTCAACCCTCAGTTAAGTGAATTACCGCCGTTTTTATCAGCGAATCCTGGAGTTGAATCTGGTGCGATGATTCTTCAGTACTCGGCAGCTTCACTCGTCTCTGAAAATAAAACCCTTGCACATCCTGCGAGTGTGGATTCGATACCATCATCTGCAAACCAAGAGGACCATGTCAGTATGGGTACCATCGGCTCACGTCATGCTTATCAGATCATTCAAAATACGAGAAGGGTTCTTGCAATCGAATGGCTTTGTGCGATGCAGGCTGTCGAGATCCGAGGAATTGAAAAGTTGGGACAAAAAACGCAACGGGTATATGAGAAAGGCAGAACAGTTGCAGAAAGCATTACGACAGACCGAGTTTTCTCTTATGATGTTGAGCGATTAGCAGATGAGCTAAAGTCAGGTGATTGGAGCCGATATTTGATCCGAAACTAA
- the hutU gene encoding urocanate hydratase has protein sequence MKKTITAPRGTELNTKGWVQEAALRMLMNNLDPEVAENPDELVVYGGIGKAARNWESFDAIVSALKGLENDETLMVQSGKPVAVFRSHENAPRVLIANSNLVPAWANWDHFRELEKKGLIMYGQMTAGSWIYIGTQGILQGTYETFAEAARKHFNGSLEGTLTVTAGLGGMGGAQPLAVTMNGGVVIAIECDPVRIDRRIQTRYCDTKADSLDQALQLAKEAMKEKKPLSIALLGNAAELVPELVERGEIPDLVTDQTSAHDVLNGYLPIGFSLDEGTELRQRDPNAYIEKSKLSIKKHVEAMVDLQKAGSIVFDYGNNIRQVAKDEGYEDAFAFPGFVPAFIRPMFCEGKGPFRWVALSGDPRDIHAIDEIILKEFAHDEHLCNWIKMAQEKVAFQGLPSRICWLGYGERDRLGKIINDMVANGDVKAPIVIGRDHLDCGSVASPNRETESMIDGSDAISDWPILNAMINGVNGASWVSVHHGGGVGMGYSQHAGMVIVADGTKEAAERLDRVLTSDPGMGVARHADAGYELAIETANKKGVRIPMLETNKAIKEGWE, from the coding sequence ATGAAAAAAACGATTACAGCTCCTAGAGGAACAGAACTGAATACGAAAGGCTGGGTGCAAGAAGCGGCACTTCGTATGCTAATGAATAACCTCGATCCGGAAGTCGCTGAAAACCCGGATGAACTCGTTGTCTACGGTGGAATCGGAAAGGCCGCACGAAATTGGGAAAGCTTTGATGCAATCGTTTCAGCATTGAAGGGGCTTGAAAATGATGAAACATTGATGGTTCAATCCGGTAAGCCTGTTGCTGTATTTCGCTCGCATGAAAATGCTCCAAGAGTGTTGATCGCAAACTCCAACCTCGTACCAGCATGGGCAAATTGGGACCACTTCCGTGAGTTAGAAAAGAAAGGCTTGATCATGTACGGACAAATGACGGCAGGCAGCTGGATTTATATAGGTACACAAGGAATTCTCCAAGGCACGTACGAAACATTTGCTGAGGCAGCACGAAAGCATTTCAATGGTTCACTCGAAGGAACACTAACCGTCACGGCAGGCCTAGGTGGAATGGGGGGAGCTCAGCCACTTGCCGTTACGATGAACGGTGGTGTCGTCATTGCAATCGAATGTGATCCCGTCCGAATCGATCGAAGGATCCAGACGCGGTATTGTGACACGAAGGCCGACAGTTTAGATCAAGCACTCCAGCTTGCGAAAGAAGCAATGAAGGAAAAAAAACCACTATCCATTGCCTTGCTAGGGAATGCTGCCGAATTAGTACCTGAGCTTGTAGAACGTGGAGAAATTCCTGACCTCGTTACCGATCAGACATCTGCGCATGATGTTCTGAATGGCTATTTACCAATTGGCTTTTCATTAGATGAGGGGACTGAACTTCGTCAACGGGATCCTAATGCATATATTGAAAAATCAAAGCTAAGCATCAAAAAACATGTGGAAGCAATGGTTGACTTGCAGAAAGCGGGATCAATCGTATTTGATTACGGAAACAACATTCGTCAGGTTGCGAAAGATGAAGGCTATGAGGATGCTTTTGCTTTTCCAGGGTTTGTACCTGCGTTCATCCGACCGATGTTTTGTGAAGGGAAAGGACCATTCCGTTGGGTGGCATTGTCAGGTGACCCGAGAGATATCCATGCAATTGATGAGATTATTTTAAAGGAATTTGCTCATGATGAACATTTGTGCAACTGGATTAAAATGGCTCAAGAAAAAGTGGCCTTTCAAGGGCTCCCTTCACGAATTTGTTGGCTCGGTTACGGTGAGCGTGATCGTTTGGGTAAGATCATCAATGACATGGTGGCGAACGGCGACGTAAAAGCTCCGATTGTCATCGGTCGTGATCATCTTGACTGTGGATCGGTTGCATCACCGAACAGGGAAACGGAATCGATGATCGATGGAAGTGACGCAATCAGTGACTGGCCGATTTTAAATGCGATGATCAACGGGGTGAACGGGGCAAGCTGGGTATCTGTTCATCACGGTGGTGGTGTTGGAATGGGCTATTCACAGCATGCTGGTATGGTTATCGTTGCAGACGGTACGAAGGAAGCAGCAGAGAGATTAGACCGTGTCCTCACTTCTGACCCAGGTATGGGCGTAGCAAGACATGCAGATGCCGGGTACGAATTAGCGATAGAAACGGCAAACAAAAAAGGCGTCCGAATTCCGATGCTTGAAACGAACAAGGCTATCAAGGAAGGTTGGGAATAA
- the hutG gene encoding formimidoylglutamase encodes MVELPYLKSSGTAGFHDRHVTKAAEIVEAWDKVGKITDAGIIGAPLSKPSISLSGASQAPAAIRQMFSALSTYAIEDEKDLASKRMIDLGDIEMHLTDIPGSHRRIYETMASLLHAHPEMFPIVLGGDHSISFPSIRAFAEQKGKVGIIQFDAHHDLRNREDGGTGNGTPFRALIEENVIEGDQLVQIGIRNFSNSRPYHEFGEQHGVTIFTMKDVRDQGAARIVREAIQQLKGKVDIIYISLDMDVLDQAFAPGCPAIGPGGMTSDALLECIPVIAQEPMVKGMDIVEIDPTVDFRNMTSKLAAYVILTFFLNRI; translated from the coding sequence TTGGTAGAGTTACCGTATCTTAAGTCATCTGGAACAGCGGGATTCCATGATCGGCATGTAACAAAAGCCGCTGAGATCGTGGAAGCTTGGGACAAGGTCGGAAAGATTACGGATGCAGGGATAATCGGTGCTCCGTTATCGAAGCCGTCAATCAGCCTCTCCGGAGCTTCACAAGCTCCCGCTGCGATCCGTCAAATGTTTTCAGCGCTATCGACCTATGCAATTGAGGATGAGAAAGACTTGGCAAGTAAAAGGATGATAGATCTTGGTGATATTGAAATGCATTTGACCGACATTCCTGGCTCTCACAGGCGGATTTACGAAACAATGGCGAGCTTGCTTCATGCACATCCTGAAATGTTTCCAATCGTGCTTGGAGGCGACCATTCAATCAGTTTTCCGAGTATCCGAGCCTTTGCTGAACAAAAAGGAAAAGTGGGGATCATCCAATTCGATGCCCATCATGACCTTCGAAATCGGGAGGATGGCGGGACAGGCAATGGCACGCCGTTTCGTGCCTTAATTGAAGAGAATGTCATCGAAGGAGACCAGCTAGTACAGATTGGAATCCGAAATTTTTCAAACAGCCGTCCGTATCATGAGTTCGGGGAACAGCATGGTGTGACGATTTTTACGATGAAGGATGTTAGGGATCAAGGGGCTGCTCGAATTGTCCGAGAGGCGATTCAGCAATTGAAAGGGAAGGTAGATATCATATACATTTCATTAGATATGGATGTCCTCGATCAAGCCTTTGCCCCAGGGTGTCCTGCAATTGGGCCTGGGGGAATGACGAGTGATGCACTGTTAGAATGCATTCCGGTCATTGCGCAAGAACCGATGGTAAAAGGTATGGACATTGTAGAAATTGACCCGACCGTGGATTTTCGAAACATGACAAGCAAACTAGCAGCCTATGTGATCTTAACCTTTTTCCTCAATCGAATATAA
- a CDS encoding C39 family peptidase — MKKISTMLLSSFLLVGCANSLTIAEESLTSNVQSAPSAVTTIPEKKVIDAPMIKQLPELPRGCEVTSLAMLLQYAGVKVDKMTLAKQVKKDPTRFQKRNGQVFFGNPNTGFVGDMYSIKNPGLGVYAKPIKELAEQYIPGKVINLTGSDFNDVLEYVRDDKPVWVITNTTYAWLPERFWQTWNTPTGQIKITYKEHSVLVTGYDDQYVYFNDPMRGIKNHKVSKEQFIKSWEQIGKQAITFTD; from the coding sequence ATGAAGAAAATATCGACTATGTTGTTAAGTTCTTTTTTATTAGTGGGATGTGCCAACAGTTTAACAATTGCTGAAGAATCGCTGACATCTAACGTTCAATCAGCACCTTCAGCAGTAACCACGATCCCTGAGAAAAAAGTCATTGATGCACCAATGATTAAGCAATTACCTGAATTGCCACGGGGATGTGAGGTCACAAGTTTGGCGATGCTATTGCAGTATGCAGGGGTAAAAGTAGATAAAATGACCCTAGCCAAACAAGTGAAGAAGGATCCAACTCGTTTCCAAAAAAGAAATGGACAAGTATTTTTTGGTAACCCGAACACAGGATTTGTAGGGGATATGTATTCCATAAAAAATCCTGGATTAGGGGTTTATGCTAAACCGATAAAGGAGTTAGCTGAACAATATATTCCAGGCAAGGTCATTAATTTGACGGGTTCAGATTTCAACGATGTACTTGAATACGTCCGAGACGATAAGCCTGTTTGGGTAATTACCAATACAACCTATGCATGGTTGCCAGAACGTTTTTGGCAAACATGGAACACTCCAACTGGTCAAATTAAAATCACATATAAAGAGCACTCTGTTCTTGTAACGGGGTATGATGATCAATATGTGTATTTTAATGATCCTATGCGAGGAATCAAAAATCACAAAGTTTCCAAAGAACAATTCATCAAATCTTGGGAGCAAATTGGAAAACAAGCGATTACGTTTACAGATTAA
- the hutI gene encoding imidazolonepropionase: protein MDGKEGVRKGTDMMEVGLVEKAAVAIKGGKVIYAGPIDGAPQFEAGDKIDCKGQLVTPGLVDPHTHLVFGGSREHELALKQQGVPYLDILKQGGGILSTVNATREADEEVLYEKAHFHLDRIMSYGVTTVEAKSGYGLDESTELKQLRVTKKLNENHPLNIVSTFLGAHAIPPEFKERPEEFLNEMLRVLEMVKKEGLAQFADIFCETGVFTVEQSREYLRKAKEMGFDVKIHADEIDPLGGTEMACEVDAISADHLVGASEKGIEKLGESRTIAVLLPGTTFYLNKNEYAKAREIIEHNAAVALATDFNPGSSPTENIQLIMNLAALKLRMKPEEIWNAVTVNSAYSIGYGEHAGKIREGRNADIVIWDAPNYLYVPYHYGVNHVNTVLKSGTTVYKRGEQLGRVTVS from the coding sequence ATGGATGGAAAAGAAGGTGTAAGAAAAGGAACCGATATGATGGAGGTCGGTCTCGTCGAGAAGGCAGCAGTGGCGATAAAAGGCGGAAAAGTCATTTATGCAGGACCCATCGATGGTGCTCCACAGTTTGAAGCAGGCGACAAGATCGATTGCAAAGGACAGTTAGTAACACCAGGACTAGTCGACCCACATACTCACCTAGTCTTTGGTGGATCACGTGAGCATGAACTGGCACTCAAGCAGCAGGGTGTACCGTACCTTGACATTTTAAAACAAGGTGGCGGAATCTTATCGACCGTCAACGCGACACGGGAAGCGGACGAAGAGGTACTTTACGAAAAAGCACATTTTCATCTAGATCGGATTATGAGCTACGGGGTCACCACGGTAGAGGCGAAAAGCGGGTATGGGCTTGATGAATCGACTGAGTTGAAGCAGCTTCGTGTAACGAAGAAACTTAACGAAAACCATCCGCTCAATATCGTATCCACATTTTTAGGTGCACACGCAATTCCACCTGAATTTAAGGAAAGGCCTGAGGAATTTCTAAACGAAATGCTACGTGTGTTGGAAATGGTAAAAAAAGAGGGTCTCGCCCAATTTGCAGATATCTTCTGTGAGACAGGCGTCTTTACCGTTGAACAATCACGCGAATATTTAAGAAAAGCGAAGGAAATGGGATTTGACGTTAAGATTCATGCCGATGAAATCGACCCGCTCGGCGGAACCGAAATGGCGTGTGAGGTTGATGCGATTTCCGCTGATCACCTTGTCGGAGCATCCGAAAAAGGAATTGAAAAGCTTGGAGAAAGCAGAACGATTGCTGTACTTCTCCCAGGGACAACCTTTTATTTGAACAAAAATGAATATGCAAAGGCTCGTGAAATAATCGAACATAATGCCGCTGTTGCCTTGGCGACCGATTTTAACCCAGGCAGCTCTCCGACAGAAAATATACAGCTCATTATGAATCTTGCGGCGTTAAAGCTACGAATGAAGCCTGAAGAAATTTGGAACGCTGTGACGGTCAATTCAGCTTATTCAATCGGCTATGGTGAGCATGCTGGTAAGATCCGGGAAGGAAGAAATGCGGACATCGTCATATGGGATGCACCGAACTATCTCTATGTTCCTTATCACTACGGTGTGAACCACGTCAATACAGTTTTAAAAAGCGGAACCACTGTCTATAAAAGGGGTGAACAGCTTGGTAGAGTTACCGTATCTTAA
- a CDS encoding YjcZ family sporulation protein: protein MGYSGGRGFALIVVLFILLIIVGTAFVY, encoded by the coding sequence TTGGGTTACTCTGGTGGTAGAGGCTTTGCGTTAATCGTAGTATTGTTTATCTTATTGATCATTGTAGGTACAGCGTTTGTATATTAA
- a CDS encoding S8 family serine peptidase yields the protein MKKKHVVASAVLATSMLFGSLGGASAADHEKKAPKNPNLAPAMVNLDNNKIFDNLEKKLAQKDENESLPVIIQFDESMASPKAHEAIQKRLGKFKTSHVFKSALNGMSATMTKKQIEQLEKVPFVKSVEFDAPVQAFNGTANHWFGTEKARGDFGFTGDGDGNVDSYSKDDIVVAVIDTGIDASHVDLDEGKVLGWKDFVNNRSTPYDDQGHGTHCSSIVAGDGDGNATNKGVAPGAGLVGVKVLDSQGSGSMSDVTAGIDWAVQNKDVYGIEVLSLSLGTSASSDGTDSTSVAVNNAVDSGLVVTVAAGNSGPSKQTIGSPGAAEKAVTVGAGADLGEGGFFLAYFSSRGETADGRIKPDIVAPGYNITAAEANTGNGYITHSGTSMATPFTAGTVALMLDANPSLSPSQVDITLADTAEDWGPAGKDVDYGHGFLQGYDAIADAGNLSGTDVAKPNHFAEQNSLSGTGSVDTYTFDVTNTNYPAAFTMIITDWQASWFWGGDPDFDVYVYDPSGQLVGQAEGTERQETVTFNPTSTGTYTIQVSSYSGSGDYYLDLSAGAGGLNLTSNQ from the coding sequence ATGAAAAAGAAACATGTTGTCGCTTCTGCAGTTTTGGCGACGAGTATGCTGTTCGGTTCATTAGGAGGTGCTAGTGCTGCTGATCACGAAAAGAAGGCACCAAAAAATCCAAACCTGGCACCGGCAATGGTCAACTTAGATAACAACAAAATTTTCGATAACCTGGAAAAAAAGCTGGCACAGAAGGATGAAAATGAATCACTTCCGGTTATCATTCAGTTTGATGAATCAATGGCTAGTCCAAAAGCACATGAAGCCATTCAAAAGCGTCTTGGGAAATTCAAGACATCACACGTTTTTAAGAGTGCATTAAACGGTATGTCTGCAACAATGACGAAAAAGCAAATCGAGCAATTGGAAAAGGTCCCATTTGTAAAATCAGTTGAGTTCGATGCACCTGTCCAAGCATTCAATGGAACGGCAAACCATTGGTTCGGAACAGAGAAAGCAAGAGGTGATTTCGGTTTTACTGGTGATGGCGATGGGAATGTCGACTCTTATTCAAAGGACGACATCGTTGTTGCAGTCATTGATACTGGGATTGATGCAAGTCATGTCGATCTTGATGAAGGGAAAGTCCTTGGTTGGAAGGACTTTGTTAATAACCGGTCGACACCATATGACGATCAAGGACATGGCACACATTGTTCCAGTATAGTCGCAGGTGACGGTGATGGAAATGCGACTAATAAGGGTGTTGCTCCTGGTGCAGGACTTGTCGGTGTAAAAGTTCTCGATAGTCAAGGAAGCGGTAGCATGAGTGATGTAACCGCTGGTATCGATTGGGCTGTGCAAAACAAGGATGTATATGGTATCGAAGTTTTAAGTTTGAGCTTAGGTACTTCCGCAAGCTCGGATGGAACGGATTCGACATCTGTAGCTGTTAATAATGCGGTAGATTCAGGACTTGTTGTCACAGTGGCAGCAGGGAACTCAGGCCCGAGCAAACAAACGATCGGATCTCCAGGTGCTGCTGAAAAAGCGGTCACTGTTGGTGCTGGAGCAGACCTAGGTGAAGGTGGATTTTTCCTTGCTTACTTCTCGAGTCGAGGAGAAACAGCTGACGGACGAATTAAACCGGACATTGTTGCACCTGGCTACAACATCACTGCAGCCGAAGCAAACACTGGTAATGGCTATATAACCCATAGCGGAACAAGTATGGCGACGCCTTTCACAGCTGGAACGGTTGCACTGATGCTTGATGCCAACCCTTCGCTTTCACCATCGCAAGTCGATATAACCCTTGCCGACACTGCAGAAGATTGGGGACCAGCAGGGAAAGATGTTGATTATGGACATGGATTCCTTCAAGGCTACGATGCCATCGCAGATGCAGGCAACCTAAGCGGAACGGACGTTGCAAAACCGAATCATTTTGCAGAGCAGAATTCACTTAGCGGAACTGGCAGTGTCGACACGTATACATTCGATGTAACAAATACGAACTATCCAGCAGCATTTACAATGATCATCACGGATTGGCAGGCATCCTGGTTCTGGGGAGGCGATCCAGACTTCGATGTGTATGTGTATGATCCATCTGGACAGCTCGTCGGTCAAGCTGAAGGAACGGAGCGACAAGAAACAGTCACGTTCAACCCGACTAGCACTGGAACGTATACAATACAAGTTTCCTCCTATAGCGGCAGCGGCGACTACTATCTTGATTTAAGTGCCGGTGCAGGTGGTCTGAATTTGACCTCAAATCAGTAA
- a CDS encoding acyltransferase family protein, which produces MKTKELNRDFYFDNAKFILIFLVVFGHFISPHKSNSEFLYTLYNFIYTFHMPAFIMIAGFFSKGIFKDGYLKKIFKKVLIPYFIFQLVYFVFYTFKNGEETFSLFDPYWTLWFLLSMVLWNVLLILFVRFKYPSVMMGIALVIGVFAGYIQDIGTYLSLSRTFVFFPVFLLGYLLKKEHFHKLLQPNKRVAAAVILVSMFVSYFFFFPQEAKDWLLASSSYEELGVELGQAALVRILMYGLMFIATFSFMTLVPRRRMFFTHLGGRTLYVYLLHGFIIKLFSITPFYELVDKTGNYLVLLGLAIIVTLVLSSKPIITVAQPVIELRTSLIQRFVHRDRTVNVS; this is translated from the coding sequence ATGAAAACCAAGGAATTAAATCGAGACTTTTATTTTGACAACGCAAAATTCATCCTGATTTTTCTTGTTGTGTTCGGTCATTTTATAAGTCCCCACAAATCAAACAGTGAATTTCTATATACATTATACAACTTTATTTACACGTTCCATATGCCTGCTTTTATTATGATTGCTGGATTTTTCTCGAAGGGGATTTTTAAGGATGGGTATTTGAAAAAGATATTCAAGAAGGTTCTTATCCCTTATTTCATTTTCCAATTAGTTTATTTTGTGTTTTACACCTTTAAAAACGGTGAAGAAACCTTCAGTTTATTTGATCCATATTGGACGCTTTGGTTCTTGCTTAGTATGGTCCTTTGGAACGTACTTCTCATCTTATTTGTCCGATTCAAATATCCTTCAGTGATGATGGGTATTGCCCTGGTGATTGGTGTCTTTGCTGGCTATATCCAGGACATCGGCACATACCTCAGTCTATCTAGGACCTTTGTATTTTTCCCTGTGTTCTTATTAGGATATTTGCTGAAAAAGGAACATTTTCATAAGTTGTTACAACCAAATAAACGGGTTGCTGCAGCTGTTATTCTCGTAAGCATGTTTGTCAGCTATTTCTTCTTCTTTCCTCAGGAAGCAAAGGATTGGTTGCTTGCGTCATCTTCCTATGAAGAGCTAGGTGTTGAATTAGGTCAGGCGGCACTAGTCAGAATCCTAATGTATGGTTTGATGTTTATTGCAACGTTCAGCTTTATGACCCTTGTTCCGAGGAGAAGGATGTTCTTTACACATCTCGGGGGCAGAACATTATATGTCTACCTGTTACACGGATTTATCATTAAACTGTTCTCGATTACACCGTTTTATGAGCTAGTTGATAAAACAGGAAATTATCTTGTTCTATTAGGACTGGCGATAATTGTTACGTTAGTACTGTCCTCGAAGCCTATCATTACTGTGGCGCAACCGGTCATTGAACTGAGAACAAGCTTGATCCAACGATTCGTCCATCGGGATCGAACAGTAAATGTTTCGTAA
- a CDS encoding peptidoglycan-binding protein, which produces MLKRMILTAAIAGTAILAPAATEAADLETPLKKNMWHDDVHTLQQDLKEIGFFDYHKSTGFFGKITHKGVKAFQKDYEINPTGIVDKETAEVLEEATSLLEKGDRGKAVSHLQKHLAELKLYNYNIDGIFGSITEQAVIDFQEENNLMVDGIAGPATKAALFNLKVDAVAANEKPDKETTEPQAEEKAEPADEEKKTVTVEATAYTANCEGCSGVTATGIDLNANPDQKVIAVDPDVIPLGTEVYVEGYGRAIAGDVGGAIDGNEIDVYFQSKDTAIDWGRKTVEVTILG; this is translated from the coding sequence ATGCTTAAGAGAATGATACTTACTGCAGCGATTGCAGGCACAGCTATCCTTGCACCAGCTGCAACTGAGGCGGCGGATCTTGAAACCCCGCTAAAAAAGAATATGTGGCATGACGATGTTCACACACTGCAACAGGACCTAAAAGAAATAGGATTTTTCGATTACCATAAATCCACTGGTTTCTTCGGAAAAATTACTCATAAAGGTGTCAAAGCATTCCAAAAGGATTATGAAATCAATCCTACTGGAATTGTAGATAAAGAGACAGCGGAGGTTTTAGAGGAAGCGACTTCTCTATTAGAAAAAGGAGATCGGGGTAAAGCCGTTTCTCACCTTCAAAAGCACTTAGCTGAATTGAAGCTATATAACTACAATATAGATGGAATTTTCGGATCGATTACAGAGCAAGCTGTCATTGATTTTCAGGAAGAAAATAATTTAATGGTAGACGGAATCGCAGGCCCAGCAACAAAAGCCGCATTATTCAACCTTAAGGTTGATGCGGTAGCAGCCAATGAAAAGCCAGATAAAGAAACAACTGAACCACAAGCAGAAGAAAAAGCTGAACCTGCCGATGAAGAAAAGAAAACAGTCACTGTGGAAGCTACGGCTTATACAGCAAACTGTGAAGGATGTTCAGGTGTTACAGCAACAGGAATCGATTTAAATGCAAATCCTGACCAGAAAGTCATCGCTGTTGACCCTGATGTCATTCCACTTGGCACTGAAGTGTACGTGGAAGGCTATGGTCGTGCGATTGCAGGGGATGTTGGCGGTGCGATTGACGGAAATGAAATCGACGTCTACTTCCAATCAAAGGACACTGCTATTGACTGGGGCCGTAAGACAGTTGAAGTAACAATCTTAGGATAA
- a CDS encoding DNA-3-methyladenine glycosylase gives MNKTYLEIMFDGPFSFELTFQQHHRTTETLQSMVVIPDKRRFVKWIHIDGKPFLLDAVVQIEGERVTIFVNDSGLETVDDKKLVSVYFTRMFGLSNSLSDFYKSFGNNDVVKQLIDQFYGMRVVTNPDLFETVIDTIIGQQVNLKFAATLKERLVRLAGEIRPVEGCDLYLFPTADFLAQLDYEQLRELSFSQRKAEYIIDFSRLVTSKSLDLDRLWEASNEEIIKQLLPIRGIGLWTIECLMLFGLHRKDVLPAADIGVRNAVRKIYSLEHQPSDDEVRTIAFDGGWNPWESYITYYLWQYLKK, from the coding sequence ATGAATAAAACTTATCTTGAAATAATGTTTGATGGACCGTTTTCATTCGAGTTAACGTTTCAACAACATCATCGGACGACAGAAACGCTACAATCGATGGTCGTCATTCCCGATAAACGTCGGTTTGTGAAGTGGATACATATCGATGGAAAACCATTCCTACTGGATGCGGTTGTCCAAATTGAGGGTGAACGCGTAACAATTTTTGTGAATGATTCTGGATTAGAAACAGTGGATGACAAGAAGCTAGTCTCAGTGTATTTTACGCGTATGTTCGGTTTATCCAATTCACTTTCCGATTTTTATAAAAGTTTCGGAAATAATGACGTCGTTAAGCAACTGATCGATCAGTTTTATGGAATGAGGGTAGTAACGAATCCAGACCTATTCGAAACAGTCATCGATACGATCATCGGTCAGCAGGTGAATTTGAAGTTTGCCGCAACCTTAAAGGAACGCCTTGTTCGATTAGCTGGGGAAATACGACCGGTTGAAGGGTGTGACCTATATCTGTTTCCGACTGCCGATTTTCTTGCACAACTTGACTATGAGCAGTTAAGGGAACTTTCATTCAGCCAACGAAAGGCAGAATACATCATTGATTTTTCCCGGCTCGTCACCTCTAAAAGCTTAGATCTTGATCGGCTGTGGGAAGCGTCGAATGAAGAAATCATCAAACAGCTGCTACCGATTCGGGGAATTGGATTGTGGACGATCGAATGTTTGATGCTATTTGGTTTACACAGGAAAGATGTTCTTCCAGCAGCCGATATTGGAGTACGAAATGCGGTAAGGAAAATCTACAGTCTGGAGCATCAGCCGTCGGATGACGAAGTCCGTACGATTGCATTTGATGGAGGCTGGAATCCATGGGAAAGCTATATTACTTATTACCTGTGGCAATACTTGAAAAAGTAA